A genomic stretch from Antarcticibacterium flavum includes:
- a CDS encoding TonB-dependent receptor, which produces MKQTFFVFLVFLAIPSLSLAQDFDLEGEIRDAQNSPLEGAHVHVENSFTLTNAGGYFRIANLPRGTYRMTVTYLGFKSIDTLITMDEDKKMNLRLEEDTSSLTEVVLSSTARRSSSENREVVSQAYIQEQFTGSLAKTLERLPGINSSEIGAGTSKPIIRGLGFNRVAVSENGIKQEGQQWGADHGLEIDAFSVENLEVIKGVGAIEHGSDAIAGVIKIINDRIPMEGFSGEVIALGKTVNNTVAASTNLAYKKDKFFYKIKATGSEFGDYSVPTDNIVYLNFNIPVYNQRLKNTAGKEVDLYGQIGFIDHNYKGTLSLSNVFFKGGFFPGAHGVPSINRVQDDGDQRNIDLPFQQVNHFKLINKNEWFFDKSSLDVILGFQNNHRQEWSRFHTHYAGQTPPATNPDLELDFNLNTFDVQAKYTYNFSPNHTSAIGIQTQIQDNTIGGYNFLLPQYFRAATGIYLTHEYQASNKIKLNIGGRFDYSSIAIEENYDDLLFSYLVNRGQNEVIAARYATRSEEINRDFTNFNLMGGFLYNINSNWDFSANAGTSFRLPTAIELGANGIHHGSFRHEQGDATLDPEKGYVIDTKVNYSNNGFKASVSPYLYYFDNYIFLNPSGVFSVLPHSGQIYKFTQSEAVLTGVELEIEKTFFEKLRTLAVFEYLYNRQVTSSRSRNYPLPFSPPVNGFGEAGYLFMENSKTFNNTEFFINTTFALEQDRIAQTEEITPGYMIFGTGLRTGITAGKFKASLNLQVSNLFNTKYFNHTNFYRALEIPEMGRNIQLMIKIPLNK; this is translated from the coding sequence ATGAAGCAAACCTTTTTTGTTTTCTTAGTTTTCTTAGCCATTCCTTCGCTGAGCCTAGCCCAGGATTTTGACCTGGAAGGGGAAATAAGAGACGCGCAGAATTCTCCATTGGAAGGGGCACATGTGCACGTAGAAAACAGTTTCACCTTAACCAATGCAGGAGGTTATTTTAGGATTGCCAATTTACCACGAGGCACATACAGGATGACGGTTACTTATTTAGGTTTTAAATCTATAGACACCCTTATCACTATGGATGAGGATAAAAAAATGAATCTTCGCCTGGAGGAGGACACCTCATCATTGACAGAGGTAGTGTTAAGTTCCACGGCGAGAAGAAGCAGCTCAGAGAACAGGGAAGTTGTGTCCCAGGCGTATATACAGGAGCAGTTCACAGGCTCCCTTGCCAAGACGCTCGAAAGGTTGCCGGGGATCAATTCCAGTGAAATTGGTGCAGGTACATCCAAGCCTATTATCCGGGGACTGGGATTTAATCGAGTGGCGGTAAGTGAAAACGGAATTAAACAGGAGGGGCAGCAGTGGGGTGCAGACCATGGACTGGAGATAGATGCCTTTTCTGTAGAAAACCTGGAGGTTATAAAAGGAGTGGGGGCTATTGAGCATGGTAGTGATGCCATTGCCGGGGTAATAAAGATCATCAATGACCGTATTCCAATGGAAGGTTTTAGCGGCGAAGTGATCGCCCTGGGAAAGACAGTGAATAACACTGTTGCAGCATCCACCAACCTCGCCTACAAAAAGGATAAGTTCTTTTATAAGATAAAAGCTACGGGTAGTGAATTTGGTGATTACTCTGTACCCACAGATAATATTGTTTATTTAAATTTTAATATACCGGTATATAACCAGCGCCTCAAGAATACCGCAGGAAAAGAGGTGGATCTGTATGGGCAAATTGGTTTTATAGACCATAACTACAAAGGTACTTTAAGCCTTAGCAATGTTTTTTTTAAAGGTGGTTTCTTTCCCGGTGCACATGGGGTACCTTCAATTAACAGGGTGCAGGATGACGGGGACCAAAGGAATATAGACCTACCCTTCCAGCAGGTTAATCATTTTAAGCTTATTAATAAAAATGAATGGTTTTTTGATAAATCCTCCCTCGATGTGATCTTAGGTTTTCAAAATAATCACAGGCAGGAATGGAGCAGGTTTCACACCCACTATGCAGGCCAAACCCCACCTGCAACAAATCCCGACCTCGAACTGGATTTCAACCTGAATACTTTTGATGTCCAGGCAAAGTATACCTATAATTTTTCCCCAAACCACACCTCTGCCATTGGTATACAAACCCAGATCCAGGATAATACAATAGGGGGATATAACTTCCTTCTTCCGCAGTATTTCAGGGCTGCTACAGGAATTTACCTTACCCACGAATACCAGGCATCCAATAAAATTAAATTAAACATTGGTGGGAGATTTGATTACAGCAGTATTGCAATAGAGGAAAATTATGATGATCTCCTGTTCTCCTACCTGGTGAACCGGGGTCAAAATGAAGTTATCGCGGCCCGGTATGCTACAAGAAGTGAGGAAATAAACCGGGATTTTACCAATTTCAACCTTATGGGTGGATTTTTGTATAATATCAACAGTAATTGGGATTTTTCTGCAAACGCGGGAACTAGTTTTCGCCTTCCCACTGCCATTGAACTGGGAGCCAATGGTATTCATCACGGCTCCTTTAGACATGAACAGGGGGATGCAACCCTGGATCCTGAAAAGGGATATGTTATAGATACCAAGGTAAATTATTCAAATAATGGCTTTAAGGCTTCCGTGAGCCCATATCTCTATTATTTTGACAACTATATATTTCTAAATCCCAGCGGTGTGTTCTCTGTACTGCCACATTCTGGACAAATCTATAAATTCACTCAAAGTGAGGCTGTTTTGACGGGAGTAGAACTGGAGATTGAGAAGACCTTTTTTGAAAAATTAAGGACCCTGGCCGTCTTTGAATATTTATATAACCGGCAGGTGACCTCGAGTCGCTCGAGGAACTATCCACTTCCTTTCTCCCCACCGGTGAATGGATTTGGAGAGGCAGGTTATTTATTTATGGAAAATTCAAAAACTTTTAATAATACAGAATTTTTCATAAATACCACTTTTGCCCTTGAGCAGGATAGGATCGCGCAAACCGAAGAGATCACCCCCGGCTACATGATCTTTGGAACGGGATTAAGGACAGGTATTACTGCAGGAAAATTTAAAGCCAGTTTGAATCTCCAGGTAAGCAATCTTTTTAACACCAAATATTTTAATCATACGAATTTTTACAGGGCATTGGAAATTCCTGAAATGGGAAGGAATATCCAGCTAATGATAAAGATCCCTTTAAATAAATGA
- the accB gene encoding acetyl-CoA carboxylase biotin carboxyl carrier protein, with protein sequence MDLKEIQNLIKFVAKSGASEVKLEMDDVKITIKTGGEDREPTYIQHVPMQQQMPQQQQQMPQQQQQQQSPSNQEAPASGGKQDSASQDDSKYVTVKSPIIGTFYRKPSPDKPAFVEVGDTIKEGDVLCVIEAMKLFNEIESEVSGKIVKVIVDDSSPVEFDQPLFLVDPS encoded by the coding sequence ATGGATTTAAAAGAAATTCAGAATTTAATCAAGTTTGTAGCAAAATCTGGTGCCAGTGAGGTGAAGCTGGAAATGGATGATGTAAAGATCACCATTAAAACAGGAGGAGAAGACAGAGAGCCTACCTACATTCAGCACGTGCCTATGCAGCAACAAATGCCGCAGCAGCAACAGCAAATGCCACAACAACAGCAACAGCAGCAATCCCCATCAAATCAGGAAGCACCTGCTTCAGGAGGGAAACAGGATTCAGCATCTCAGGATGATTCCAAATACGTTACCGTAAAATCTCCAATCATTGGAACTTTTTATCGTAAGCCATCACCAGATAAGCCTGCATTTGTAGAAGTTGGGGATACTATTAAAGAAGGAGATGTACTTTGTGTGATCGAAGCTATGAAGCTCTTCAATGAAATTGAAAGCGAAGTTTCAGGAAAGATCGTAAAAGTTATTGTAGATGATTCATCGCCGGTGGAATTTGACCAGCCTCTATTTTTAGTAGATCCGTCATAG
- a CDS encoding GreA/GreB family elongation factor, translating to MKEIKSKLIKASVEYVESRIGRFNETMRELEEALKPESRSCMGDKYETSRAMLHLEFEKVSGQMEQFNTLRKTASLIDKQPVLSKVGFGSVVKTTTSNYFIAIPAGEIKVEEESFYVVGVNSPVARELMGKEEGDAFNINGKTSTIKKIF from the coding sequence ATGAAAGAAATAAAAAGCAAGCTTATAAAAGCCAGTGTGGAGTATGTTGAAAGCCGTATTGGAAGGTTTAATGAAACCATGCGGGAACTGGAAGAGGCACTTAAGCCTGAGAGCCGGAGTTGTATGGGTGATAAGTATGAAACCAGCAGGGCCATGCTGCATTTGGAATTTGAAAAAGTATCTGGACAGATGGAACAGTTCAATACGCTTCGCAAAACCGCCAGCCTTATTGACAAACAACCGGTGTTATCCAAAGTGGGATTTGGGAGTGTGGTTAAGACCACAACTTCCAATTATTTTATAGCTATTCCTGCGGGAGAAATTAAGGTGGAGGAAGAAAGTTTTTATGTGGTAGGTGTCAATTCCCCGGTAGCCAGGGAACTTATGGGAAAGGAAGAAGGGGATGCTTTTAATATCAATGGGAAAACCTCGACAATCAAGAAAATATTTTAA
- a CDS encoding prolyl oligopeptidase family serine peptidase — MKKIIPGIFAVAILFSCDDDSKKEKMALNYPDTKKVDTVTNYFGTEVKDPYRWLEDDRSEETGDWVKRQNEVTFNYLENIPYRKDLNDRLTRLWNYEKLGAPFKEGDYTYFSKNDGLQNQYVVYRKKGENDEAEVFLDPNKFSEDGTTSLAGLSFSEDGTRAAYAISEGGSDWRKIIILDTETKEAIEDTIKDVKFSGISWKGNEGFYYSSYEKPEGSELSAKTDQHRLYYHKLGTAQSEDKVIFGDTPQQKHRYVGGGVSEDNRYLFISARNSTSGGKLFMMDLSKENPELVTILDNEDTDTGVMDNEGSKLFLVTNLDAPNMRVVTVDAANPAPQNWKDLIPETENVLSPSTGGGYIFAKYMVDAVSQVKQYDYNGELVREIELPGVGTAGGFGAKKDDDHLYYSFTNYVTPGTIYKYDIEAGTSNLYNKPAIDFNPEDYESNQVFYTSKDGTKVPMIITHKKGIELNGKNPTLLYAYGGFNISLTPSFSTANAVWMEQGGIYAVPNLRGGGEYGKTWHDAGTKLNKQNVFDDFIAAAEYLIDNNYTSSEYLAIRGGSNGGLLVGATMTQRPELMKVALPAVGVMDMLRYHTFTAGAGWAYDYGTAEDNPEMFEYLKGYSPVHNVKAGVEYPATMVTTGDHDDRVVPAHSFKFAAELQEKQAGTNPTLIRIETKAGHGAGKPTSMIIDEYADIFAFTLYNMGYEVLPENTNKKIKG; from the coding sequence ATGAAAAAAATAATACCCGGAATTTTTGCAGTTGCGATCCTATTCTCCTGCGACGACGATTCCAAAAAAGAAAAAATGGCTTTGAATTACCCCGACACAAAAAAAGTAGATACCGTTACCAATTACTTTGGAACAGAAGTTAAGGACCCTTATCGCTGGCTGGAAGACGACCGCAGTGAGGAAACAGGGGATTGGGTTAAAAGGCAAAATGAAGTAACCTTTAATTACCTCGAGAACATCCCTTACAGGAAAGACCTTAATGACCGCCTCACCAGGCTTTGGAATTACGAAAAACTGGGAGCTCCCTTTAAGGAGGGAGATTACACTTATTTCAGCAAAAATGACGGTTTACAAAACCAGTATGTAGTGTATAGAAAAAAAGGAGAAAATGATGAGGCAGAGGTGTTTCTTGACCCCAATAAATTTAGTGAAGATGGAACTACCTCCCTTGCAGGTCTAAGCTTTTCTGAAGATGGCACGCGGGCAGCATATGCTATTTCTGAAGGTGGAAGCGACTGGAGAAAGATCATCATCCTTGATACCGAAACTAAAGAAGCTATAGAAGACACTATTAAAGATGTAAAGTTCAGCGGAATTTCATGGAAGGGAAATGAAGGCTTTTACTACTCGAGCTATGAAAAGCCGGAAGGAAGTGAACTTTCAGCAAAGACAGATCAGCACCGTTTGTATTATCATAAACTGGGCACTGCTCAAAGTGAGGACAAAGTGATCTTTGGCGATACTCCGCAACAAAAACATCGTTACGTAGGTGGTGGTGTTTCTGAAGATAACCGTTACCTGTTCATCTCTGCCAGGAATTCAACTTCAGGAGGAAAGCTCTTTATGATGGACCTCTCAAAGGAAAATCCAGAATTGGTAACTATTCTGGACAATGAGGATACAGATACCGGGGTGATGGATAATGAAGGAAGTAAATTATTCCTTGTTACAAATCTTGATGCCCCAAATATGAGGGTGGTAACTGTAGACGCTGCAAACCCTGCACCTCAAAACTGGAAAGACCTTATACCTGAAACCGAAAATGTACTTAGCCCTTCTACGGGTGGCGGTTACATCTTTGCCAAATATATGGTGGATGCTGTTTCACAAGTTAAGCAATATGACTACAATGGTGAGCTTGTAAGAGAAATAGAATTACCGGGTGTGGGAACTGCAGGAGGCTTTGGTGCAAAGAAGGATGACGATCACTTATACTATTCTTTTACCAATTATGTAACACCAGGGACTATTTATAAATATGATATCGAGGCTGGAACTTCTAATCTTTATAACAAGCCGGCTATAGACTTTAATCCGGAGGATTATGAAAGCAACCAGGTATTTTATACTTCCAAAGACGGCACTAAAGTTCCAATGATCATTACTCACAAAAAAGGTATCGAGTTGAACGGAAAGAATCCCACTTTACTGTATGCCTATGGTGGTTTTAACATTAGTCTTACTCCTTCATTCAGCACGGCAAATGCAGTCTGGATGGAACAGGGAGGTATTTATGCGGTACCAAACTTACGTGGAGGTGGAGAATATGGAAAGACCTGGCACGATGCAGGAACAAAGCTTAACAAGCAAAATGTGTTTGATGACTTCATAGCTGCAGCAGAATACTTGATTGATAACAATTATACCTCAAGTGAATACCTGGCCATAAGGGGAGGTTCGAACGGTGGACTTCTGGTAGGAGCTACAATGACCCAGCGCCCTGAACTTATGAAAGTAGCATTGCCGGCAGTAGGGGTAATGGATATGCTTAGATATCATACTTTCACAGCAGGTGCAGGATGGGCTTATGACTATGGTACTGCAGAGGACAACCCGGAAATGTTCGAATATCTTAAAGGCTATTCTCCTGTTCACAACGTCAAAGCCGGAGTGGAATATCCTGCAACAATGGTTACCACCGGAGATCACGATGACCGGGTGGTACCCGCACATTCTTTCAAATTTGCAGCTGAACTGCAGGAGAAACAGGCAGGAACAAATCCTACACTTATTAGAATTGAAACCAAAGCAGGACACGGGGCAGGAAAACCTACTTCAATGATCATAGATGAGTATGCAGATATTTTTGCATTTACTCTATATAATATGGGTTATGAAGTATTACCTGAGAATACGAACAAGAAGATCAAAGGATAA
- a CDS encoding DUF4625 domain-containing protein codes for MKIKLNSILTLLVAALIFTSCSSDDDATPDTQKPTIAIIEPHNDDEIAPGGEIHFEALFSDNVELASYKIEIHDDFDDHTHAQLKSSHDLNPWSFEQVFQIPAGQRSFEAEQHIDVPTTFNGEPISEGIYHLGVYVTDTSGNEEQAFLSIHIEGDHGDEDHDHGHDH; via the coding sequence ATGAAAATTAAATTAAATTCAATCCTAACATTATTGGTAGCAGCCTTAATATTCACATCTTGTAGTAGTGATGATGATGCTACTCCAGACACTCAAAAGCCTACAATTGCCATAATCGAACCTCATAACGATGATGAAATTGCACCGGGAGGAGAAATTCATTTTGAAGCCTTGTTTTCAGATAATGTAGAACTGGCTTCTTATAAAATTGAGATACATGATGACTTTGATGATCACACCCATGCGCAGCTAAAAAGCAGCCATGATCTAAACCCATGGAGTTTTGAGCAGGTATTCCAAATCCCTGCCGGTCAAAGGAGTTTTGAAGCAGAACAACATATTGATGTTCCAACTACATTTAACGGGGAACCAATAAGTGAAGGCATATATCATTTAGGGGTGTATGTTACCGATACTTCTGGAAATGAAGAGCAGGCCTTTCTTTCTATCCACATTGAAGGTGATCACGGGGACGAAGATCACGATCACGGTCACGACCACTAG
- the mtgA gene encoding monofunctional biosynthetic peptidoglycan transglycosylase — MKRFFKFLLKLVLWFFAFTILLVILFKWVPVPFTPLMAIRYFENPEESIQHQWVPFEEISNNLKLAVIGSEDQNFPVHNGFDVQAIEKAIEDNKKGKRVRGASTISQQTAKNVFLWPQRSWLRKGFEVYFTFLIETIWGKERILEVYLNSIEMGKGIYGAEAASQFWFKKSASQLSPYEAAAIAAILPNPRQYRANPASSYIEGRKSWIVRQMNNMGPIRLK; from the coding sequence ATGAAAAGATTTTTTAAATTCCTTCTTAAGCTTGTCCTCTGGTTCTTTGCCTTCACTATTCTTTTGGTAATTTTATTCAAGTGGGTCCCTGTGCCGTTCACACCGTTGATGGCCATTCGATATTTCGAGAATCCGGAAGAAAGCATCCAACACCAATGGGTACCTTTTGAGGAGATATCCAATAATCTTAAGCTGGCGGTAATAGGTAGTGAGGACCAGAACTTTCCAGTACATAATGGTTTTGATGTACAGGCTATTGAAAAAGCTATTGAAGATAATAAGAAAGGTAAAAGAGTTAGGGGAGCAAGTACCATTTCCCAGCAAACTGCTAAAAATGTTTTCCTCTGGCCTCAACGCAGCTGGTTGCGTAAAGGTTTTGAGGTGTATTTCACATTTCTCATAGAAACGATTTGGGGAAAGGAGCGGATATTGGAAGTTTACCTTAACAGTATAGAAATGGGAAAGGGAATTTACGGGGCAGAAGCTGCTTCGCAATTCTGGTTCAAGAAATCGGCCTCGCAATTATCACCTTATGAAGCTGCAGCAATAGCAGCTATTTTGCCAAACCCAAGACAATACAGGGCGAATCCTGCAAGTTCTTATATCGAGGGCAGGAAGTCCTGGATCGTAAGGCAAATGAATAATATGGGACCTATAAGATTAAAATAG
- a CDS encoding ABC transporter ATP-binding protein, protein MLKLKNVTFAYDKKPILRNINFKLEKGEQLSIIGESGCGKSTLLQLIYGLHHTPGRIFWEEKELLGPNFNLVPGEPFIKYLAQDFDLMLPLSVADNVGKYLSNMYPRKKNQRIKELLEVVEMSELSAVKAKHLSGGQQQRVALARALAREPEILLLDEPFSHIDHFRKNNLRRRIYSYLKENDITCITATHDSTDALSFADRTMVLKNGKIFAEAPPAELYKNPPNKYVASLFGDINEIEIRLLRPAEESRKKVLLYPHELKLSSSSGAKATVIESFFKGKDYLIKARLNGQVIFFEHHMRLEKNIDVLVNVADDILKSRQKPIKKGD, encoded by the coding sequence ATGCTAAAGCTTAAAAATGTCACCTTTGCTTACGACAAAAAGCCCATTCTTCGCAATATTAATTTTAAGCTGGAAAAGGGAGAGCAGCTATCGATCATAGGAGAAAGCGGATGCGGCAAAAGCACCTTACTGCAGCTTATATATGGTTTACATCACACCCCCGGAAGGATATTTTGGGAGGAGAAGGAACTTCTGGGCCCTAACTTCAATTTGGTACCGGGAGAACCTTTTATAAAATATCTTGCTCAGGATTTTGACCTTATGCTCCCTTTAAGTGTAGCAGATAATGTAGGCAAATACCTTAGCAACATGTATCCCCGCAAAAAGAATCAAAGGATAAAGGAGCTCCTGGAGGTGGTAGAGATGAGTGAACTCTCTGCAGTTAAGGCGAAGCATCTTAGTGGGGGCCAGCAACAAAGGGTAGCACTTGCCCGTGCTTTGGCCCGTGAACCGGAAATACTGCTCCTTGATGAACCCTTTAGCCATATTGATCATTTCAGAAAAAACAATTTACGCAGGAGGATTTATTCCTATTTAAAAGAGAATGATATTACCTGTATTACGGCCACCCACGACAGCACAGATGCACTTTCGTTTGCCGACAGGACGATGGTGCTAAAAAATGGGAAGATCTTTGCAGAAGCCCCTCCTGCTGAATTGTACAAAAATCCGCCGAATAAATATGTAGCATCCCTTTTTGGGGATATTAATGAAATTGAAATAAGATTGTTAAGGCCTGCAGAAGAAAGCAGGAAGAAAGTGCTGCTTTATCCACATGAATTAAAACTATCATCCTCCAGCGGAGCAAAAGCGACCGTGATAGAAAGTTTTTTTAAAGGAAAGGACTACCTTATTAAAGCACGGCTAAATGGCCAAGTGATTTTTTTTGAACATCATATGCGGCTGGAAAAAAACATAGACGTTCTTGTTAACGTAGCAGATGATATCCTTAAATCCCGTCAAAAGCCTATAAAAAAAGGAGATTAA
- the accC gene encoding acetyl-CoA carboxylase biotin carboxylase subunit, whose product MFKKILIANRGEIALRVIRTCREMGIKTVAVYSTADAESLHVRFADEAVCIGPPPSNLSYLKISNIIAAAEITNADAIHPGYGFLSENAKFSKICQEHNIKFIGASPDMIDKMGDKASARATMMAAGVPCIPGSDGILKDYDDCLATAKGMGFPVMLKATAGGGGKGMRAVHEEKDLRAAWDSARQEAGAAFGNDGMYMEKLILEPRHIEIQVVGDSTGKACHLSERDCSIQRRHQKLTEETPSPFMTDKLRKQMGDAAVKAAEFIKYEGAGTVEFLVDKHRNFYFMEMNTRIQVEHPITEQVIDYDLIREQILVAAGVPISGKNYVPQLHSIECRINAEDPYNNFRPSPGKITNLHAPGGHGVRIDTHVYSGYSIPPNYDSMIAKLITTAQTREEAINKMKRALDEFVIEGIKTTIPFHRQLMDHPDYIDGNYTTKFMESWKMDPIKEE is encoded by the coding sequence ATGTTTAAAAAAATATTAATTGCCAACAGAGGGGAAATTGCCCTGCGTGTTATAAGAACCTGCAGGGAAATGGGGATCAAGACGGTTGCAGTGTATTCTACCGCAGATGCTGAAAGCCTTCACGTAAGATTTGCTGATGAAGCCGTGTGTATTGGCCCTCCTCCAAGTAATTTATCCTATCTTAAGATCTCCAATATCATTGCAGCTGCAGAGATCACTAATGCCGATGCAATTCACCCGGGATATGGTTTCCTATCAGAAAATGCGAAATTCTCTAAAATCTGCCAGGAACACAATATAAAATTCATAGGCGCCAGCCCAGATATGATCGATAAAATGGGTGATAAAGCCTCTGCGCGTGCAACAATGATGGCCGCAGGAGTACCCTGTATCCCCGGAAGCGACGGGATACTAAAAGATTATGACGATTGTCTTGCCACTGCCAAAGGAATGGGATTCCCTGTAATGCTTAAGGCAACTGCAGGTGGAGGTGGTAAAGGAATGCGTGCTGTTCACGAGGAGAAAGATCTTCGTGCGGCCTGGGATTCTGCAAGACAGGAAGCCGGTGCAGCCTTTGGAAATGACGGGATGTACATGGAAAAACTTATCCTAGAACCAAGGCATATTGAGATACAGGTTGTAGGGGATAGTACAGGTAAAGCCTGCCACTTAAGCGAAAGGGATTGTTCCATACAACGTCGTCACCAAAAACTTACAGAGGAGACTCCATCTCCTTTTATGACAGACAAACTAAGAAAGCAAATGGGTGATGCAGCCGTAAAAGCTGCTGAATTTATTAAATATGAAGGAGCAGGTACAGTGGAATTCCTGGTAGATAAACACCGGAATTTTTACTTCATGGAAATGAATACCCGTATACAGGTAGAACATCCTATTACCGAACAGGTGATAGATTATGACCTCATAAGGGAACAGATCCTTGTGGCTGCAGGGGTGCCAATTTCAGGTAAGAACTATGTGCCACAGTTGCATTCAATTGAATGCCGTATCAATGCTGAGGATCCTTATAATAACTTTAGGCCATCTCCAGGAAAGATAACAAACCTTCACGCGCCGGGTGGGCACGGTGTACGCATAGACACTCATGTTTACAGCGGCTATTCAATCCCGCCTAACTATGATTCTATGATCGCAAAATTGATCACCACTGCCCAAACAAGGGAAGAAGCGATCAATAAGATGAAACGTGCCCTGGATGAATTCGTAATAGAAGGTATTAAAACCACGATCCCTTTCCATAGGCAATTGATGGACCATCCAGACTATATTGATGGAAATTATACCACCAAGTTCATGGAAAGCTGGAAGATGGATCCTATAAAAGAGGAATAA
- a CDS encoding NAD(P)/FAD-dependent oxidoreductase — translation MTFSYWERQSWFSNVDFTIIGSGIVGLNAALDLKQRFPNSKVLVLERGLLPNGASTKNAGFACFGSISEILEDLKYQSEEEIVELVKKRLEGLELLRKNLGDDHIDYQSYGGYELFTQTDEELYNECLEGLERVNELLRPVFEKSVFSVKENTFKFQNIKEKLVYSAFEGQIDTGKMMTALLHKVQATGVKILNNVNVDEFAENENNVEVVTKEFSFKTGKLLIANNGFASQLGIMEVKPARAQVLITKPIKDLHIQGTFHLEKGYYYFRNINGRILLGGGRNLDLKAEETTEMELTALIQNKLEELLQKTILPQTAYEIDHRWTGIMGVGNTKKPVVKQTSNNIFCGVRLGGMGVAIGSLVGRELGQLIK, via the coding sequence ATGACTTTTTCATACTGGGAGCGCCAAAGCTGGTTCTCTAATGTAGATTTCACGATTATAGGCAGCGGGATCGTAGGGCTTAATGCTGCGCTGGATCTAAAACAGCGGTTCCCCAATTCCAAAGTACTTGTCCTTGAGCGCGGCCTGTTACCCAATGGGGCGAGTACCAAAAATGCCGGATTTGCCTGCTTTGGAAGTATTTCTGAAATTCTTGAGGATCTTAAATATCAAAGCGAGGAGGAAATAGTGGAGCTGGTTAAAAAACGATTGGAAGGCCTTGAATTGCTTCGAAAAAACCTGGGAGATGATCATATTGATTACCAGTCATATGGTGGCTATGAGCTTTTTACCCAAACTGATGAGGAGTTATATAACGAATGCCTTGAAGGATTGGAGCGGGTAAATGAACTTTTACGGCCTGTTTTTGAAAAGTCTGTCTTTTCGGTGAAAGAAAACACCTTTAAATTCCAGAATATTAAAGAAAAACTGGTCTACAGTGCCTTTGAAGGACAAATAGATACAGGAAAGATGATGACGGCTTTGTTGCACAAGGTACAGGCCACCGGCGTGAAAATTCTCAATAATGTTAACGTGGACGAATTTGCAGAGAACGAAAATAATGTGGAGGTGGTAACAAAGGAATTCAGTTTTAAAACCGGAAAACTTCTTATAGCAAATAATGGATTTGCCTCTCAATTGGGGATTATGGAAGTTAAACCGGCCCGCGCACAGGTATTGATCACCAAACCCATTAAAGATTTACATATACAGGGAACATTTCACCTGGAAAAAGGTTATTACTACTTCCGGAATATCAATGGCAGGATACTTTTAGGAGGGGGGAGAAATTTGGACCTCAAAGCAGAGGAGACAACAGAGATGGAACTTACCGCTCTTATACAGAACAAACTGGAAGAGCTGTTGCAAAAAACTATTCTACCGCAAACCGCATATGAGATTGATCATCGCTGGACCGGCATAATGGGAGTGGGAAACACTAAAAAGCCTGTTGTGAAACAAACATCAAACAATATTTTTTGTGGGGTGAGGCTTGGTGGTATGGGAGTTGCTATAGGCAGCCTTGTGGGTAGGGAACTTGGACAACTAATTAAATAA